Proteins from a single region of Segatella copri:
- a CDS encoding J domain-containing protein, protein MAFVDYYKILGVDKNIPQKDVRAAYRKRAKQFHPDLHPNDPKAKAKFQALNEAYEVISDPDKRAKYDQYGEQWKNADAFGGFGGAGGAGGSGSYGGAGGNPFEGFDFSQFGGGGGFSSFFENLFGGRGRSQQSAEGFGSGNFGGFNGSAGYGSGFNGAGYGAGADFGTGGCGGGCGQNGRANNGEMNMNVNIDLYTALLGGEGIIKLSNGSKIKLKIKPETQNGTKVRVRGKGYDRGDGTFGDLMITYNVKLPTGLNDKQKDLLRQMKDAK, encoded by the coding sequence ATGGCATTTGTTGATTATTACAAGATTCTCGGCGTAGACAAGAACATTCCGCAGAAGGATGTGAGAGCTGCGTATCGTAAACGTGCAAAACAGTTTCACCCAGATTTGCACCCTAACGACCCGAAGGCGAAGGCTAAGTTCCAGGCGCTGAACGAGGCGTATGAGGTGATTTCTGACCCAGATAAGCGTGCTAAATACGACCAGTATGGCGAACAATGGAAGAATGCTGATGCATTCGGCGGTTTCGGCGGAGCTGGTGGTGCAGGCGGTTCCGGAAGCTATGGTGGAGCAGGTGGAAATCCATTCGAGGGTTTCGACTTCAGCCAGTTTGGCGGAGGTGGAGGTTTCTCCAGCTTCTTCGAAAATCTCTTCGGAGGTCGTGGCAGAAGCCAGCAGTCGGCTGAAGGATTCGGTTCCGGCAATTTTGGCGGATTTAATGGTTCTGCCGGTTATGGTAGCGGCTTTAATGGGGCAGGCTACGGAGCTGGTGCTGATTTCGGTACTGGTGGTTGTGGCGGCGGTTGCGGCCAGAATGGTCGTGCCAATAACGGCGAAATGAACATGAATGTGAATATCGACCTTTATACGGCTCTGCTGGGCGGCGAAGGAATCATTAAATTGAGTAATGGTTCTAAAATTAAACTCAAGATTAAGCCGGAAACGCAGAATGGCACGAAGGTTCGTGTTCGCGGAAAAGGATACGATCGGGGTGACGGAACCTTTGGCGACCTGATGATTACTTATAACGTGAAGTTGCCAACCGGATTGAATGATAAGCAGAAAGATTTGCTCCGTCAGATGAAGGATGCAAAGTAG